Proteins from a genomic interval of Candidatus Annandia pinicola:
- the iscU gene encoding Fe-S cluster assembly scaffold IscU — protein MSYSKKVIDHYENPRNVGSLDNNDPNVGSGLVGSPSCGDVMKLQIKVNNKNIIKDAKFKTYGCGSAIASSSFVTELIKGKSLKEAENIKNIYIVKELDLPPVKIHCSILAESAIKAAIKDYKKKKITKI, from the coding sequence ATGTCATATAGTAAAAAAGTAATTGATCATTACGAAAATCCTAGAAATGTTGGTTCATTAGATAATAATGATCCTAATGTTGGAAGTGGACTAGTTGGTTCTCCATCTTGTGGAGATGTTATGAAATTACAAATTAAAGTTAATAATAAAAATATTATTAAAGATGCTAAATTTAAAACTTATGGATGTGGATCAGCAATTGCTTCAAGTTCTTTTGTAACTGAATTAATAAAAGGAAAATCTTTAAAAGAAGCTGAAAATATAAAAAATATATATATTGTAAAAGAATTAGATTTACCTCCGGTTAAAATACATTGTTCTATATTAGCAGAAAGTGCAATTAAAGCCGCTATAAAAGATTATAAAAAAAAAAAAATAACAAAAATTTAA
- a CDS encoding IscS subfamily cysteine desulfurase codes for MKLPIYLDYASTTPVDKRVVKEMIKYLDVNSSFGNPSSRSHSFGWEAEKSIDKSRNIIAKLINAHYREIIFTSGATESNNLAIKGIANFYKSKGNHIITSSIEHKSVLDTCRQLETEGFKVTYIKPDMYGYICLEKIKKEISNKTILVSIMHVNNEIGVIQDIKEIAELCKKKNIIFHVDATQSIGKIIIDLNIIPIDLLSFSGHKIYGPKGIGVLYIRKNPKIHIKAQMHGGGQEYGLRSGTLPVHQIMGMGKACEILSKEMLLENIRIRSLLDKLWSGVRNIEELYLNSDTTTGIPNILNISVNFVEGESLIMSLKDIAVSSGSACASPSLEPSYVLKEIGREEELAHSSIRFSIGRFTTEEEIDYTINLFNKSVDKLRSMSPLWEDFKIRSEKFDWFVS; via the coding sequence ATGAAACTACCTATTTATTTAGATTATGCTTCAACTACACCAGTAGATAAAAGAGTTGTAAAAGAAATGATAAAATATTTAGACGTAAATAGTTCTTTTGGAAATCCTTCATCTAGATCACATTCATTTGGATGGGAAGCTGAAAAATCTATTGATAAATCACGTAATATAATAGCTAAATTAATTAATGCTCATTATAGAGAAATTATATTTACATCTGGAGCAACTGAATCAAATAATTTAGCTATTAAAGGTATAGCAAATTTTTATAAGTCAAAAGGTAATCATATTATAACTAGTAGTATCGAACATAAATCTGTATTAGATACATGTCGTCAACTTGAAACTGAAGGATTTAAGGTAACATATATTAAACCTGATATGTATGGATATATATGTTTAGAAAAAATTAAAAAAGAAATTTCTAATAAAACTATTTTAGTATCTATTATGCATGTTAATAATGAAATTGGTGTTATACAAGATATAAAAGAAATTGCAGAATTATGTAAAAAAAAAAATATAATATTTCATGTTGATGCAACTCAAAGTATAGGAAAAATAATAATTGATTTAAATATTATACCTATAGATTTATTATCATTTTCAGGACATAAAATATATGGACCTAAAGGTATAGGGGTTTTATACATAAGAAAAAATCCTAAAATACATATTAAAGCACAAATGCATGGTGGTGGGCAAGAATATGGTTTACGTTCAGGAACTTTACCAGTTCATCAAATAATGGGAATGGGAAAAGCTTGTGAAATATTAAGTAAAGAAATGTTATTAGAAAATATTAGAATTAGAAGTTTATTAGATAAATTATGGAGTGGTGTAAGAAATATAGAAGAATTATATTTAAATAGTGATACTACAACTGGTATTCCTAATATTTTAAATATTAGTGTTAATTTTGTAGAAGGAGAATCTTTAATTATGTCTTTAAAAGATATAGCTGTTTCTTCTGGATCAGCATGTGCTTCTCCTAGTTTAGAACCATCTTATGTTCTTAAAGAGATAGGTCGTGAGGAAGAATTAGCTCATAGTTCAATTAGATTTTCAATAGGAAGATTTACTACCGAAGAAGAAATTGATTATACAATTAATTTATTTAATAAATCGGTTGATAAGTTAAGAAGTATGTCTCCATTATGGGAAGATTTTAAAATTAGAAGCGAAAAATTTGATTGGTTTGTTTCTTAA
- the lepA gene encoding translation elongation factor 4, with translation MKNTRNFSIIAHIDHGKSTLSDRFIQICNGLTNRNTPITQMLDSMDLERERGITIKARNVTLNYLSKSKIIYKLNLIDTPGHVDFSYEVSRSLSACEGAILLIDAGQGIEAQTLANYYTAIDMNLTIIPVLNKIDLPLIETEKILENIKNILNIKKKNIIKCSAKTGYGVDILLENIIKKIPSPKGKTNNNLAALVIDSWFDQYKGVVSLICIKNGNINKGDKIKFMSNCSIYHVESLGIFTPKIINKNKLKCGDIGWIICGIKIIGDAPVGDTITKFDKPINKSLPGFKKTKPQVYAGLFPVDNKNYINFKQALKKLSLNDSSFLYEKEYSSVLGFGFRCGFLGLLHMDIIKERLEREYNLDIIMTTPNVIYKVKTKNKIIKIDSSHKLLSIKNIDSIFEPIVECHIFSPLIYLGPIINLCIKKRGIQNNILYHGEKIEIIYEIPMMEVILNFFDKLKSISKGYASLDYKFKYFKKSDLVCLEILINYKKIDALSVIIHKKFSRNYGNILVKKLKNIIHRQQFDIIIQASINNKIIARNNIKKLRKNVISKCYGGDISRKKKLLEKQKIGKKKMKLIGNVFLPKKIFLTLLNIKK, from the coding sequence ATGAAAAATACTAGAAATTTTTCCATTATTGCACATATTGATCATGGAAAATCCACATTATCAGATAGATTTATTCAAATTTGTAATGGATTAACTAATAGAAATACTCCAATTACACAAATGTTAGATTCTATGGATTTAGAAAGAGAAAGAGGTATAACAATAAAAGCAAGAAATGTTACTTTAAATTATTTATCGAAATCTAAAATTATTTATAAATTAAATTTAATAGATACACCTGGACATGTTGATTTTTCATATGAAGTATCTCGTTCATTGTCTGCTTGTGAAGGAGCTATATTATTAATAGATGCTGGTCAAGGAATAGAAGCTCAAACTCTAGCAAATTATTATACTGCTATTGATATGAATTTAACTATTATACCTGTATTAAATAAAATTGATTTACCTTTAATTGAAACAGAAAAAATATTAGAAAATATAAAAAATATATTAAACATAAAAAAAAAAAATATTATAAAATGTTCTGCTAAAACTGGATATGGAGTAGATATTTTATTAGAAAATATTATAAAAAAAATACCTTCACCAAAAGGAAAAACAAATAATAATTTAGCAGCATTGGTTATTGATTCGTGGTTTGATCAATATAAAGGAGTTGTTTCATTAATATGTATTAAAAATGGTAATATTAATAAAGGTGATAAAATTAAATTTATGAGTAATTGTAGTATATATCATGTAGAAAGTTTAGGTATATTTACACCAAAAATAATAAATAAAAATAAACTAAAATGTGGTGATATTGGTTGGATAATATGTGGTATTAAAATCATTGGTGATGCTCCTGTAGGAGATACTATTACTAAATTTGATAAACCTATAAATAAATCATTACCAGGTTTTAAAAAAACAAAACCACAAGTATATGCAGGTTTATTTCCTGTAGATAATAAAAATTATATAAATTTTAAACAAGCATTAAAAAAATTAAGTTTAAATGATTCATCTTTTTTATATGAAAAAGAATACTCTTCTGTATTAGGTTTTGGTTTTAGATGTGGTTTTTTAGGTTTATTACATATGGATATTATAAAAGAAAGATTGGAAAGAGAATATAATTTAGATATTATTATGACTACTCCTAATGTTATATACAAAGTAAAAACAAAAAATAAAATAATTAAAATTGATAGTTCACATAAATTATTATCTATAAAAAATATAGATTCTATATTTGAACCTATAGTTGAATGTCATATATTTTCACCCTTAATTTATTTAGGTCCTATAATAAATTTATGTATAAAAAAAAGAGGAATACAAAATAATATTTTATATCATGGTGAAAAAATAGAAATAATTTATGAAATACCTATGATGGAAGTAATTTTAAATTTCTTTGATAAATTAAAATCTATTTCAAAAGGTTATGCATCTTTAGATTATAAATTTAAATATTTTAAAAAATCTGATTTAGTATGTTTAGAAATATTAATAAATTATAAAAAAATAGATGCTTTATCAGTTATAATTCATAAAAAATTTTCAAGAAATTATGGAAATATTTTAGTAAAAAAATTAAAAAATATTATTCATAGACAACAATTTGATATTATTATTCAAGCATCAATTAATAATAAAATAATTGCACGTAATAATATAAAAAAATTAAGAAAAAATGTTATTTCCAAATGTTATGGTGGAGACATAAGTCGTAAAAAAAAACTATTAGAAAAACAAAAAATAGGAAAAAAAAAAATGAAGTTAATAGGAAATGTATTTTTACCTAAAAAAATATTTTTAACATTACTAAATATAAAAAAATAA
- the acpS gene encoding holo-ACP synthase: MTILGLGIDIVWMLRIKNICIKKRNKLAKKILNKNEFYNYINNYNKSYRFLSKVFSIKEAASKSLGIGMRNGLNFHNFEVYNNKIGKPKIKFLKYAYYLKKKKKINNIHTTLTYENDYVCSVVILES, encoded by the coding sequence ATGACTATTTTAGGATTAGGTATTGATATAGTATGGATGTTACGCATAAAAAATATATGTATTAAAAAAAGAAATAAATTAGCTAAAAAAATATTAAATAAAAATGAATTTTATAATTACATAAATAATTATAATAAATCATATCGTTTTTTATCTAAAGTTTTTTCTATAAAAGAAGCTGCTTCTAAATCATTAGGTATTGGTATGAGGAATGGATTAAATTTTCATAATTTTGAAGTATATAATAATAAAATTGGAAAACCAAAAATAAAATTTTTAAAATATGCATACTATTTAAAAAAAAAAAAAAAAATAAATAATATTCATACTACTTTAACATATGAAAATGATTATGTATGTTCTGTAGTAATATTAGAATCCTAA
- the era gene encoding GTPase Era, whose protein sequence is MLKKTYFGFIAILGKTNSGKSTLFNKILSKKISIISHKINTTQKNILGVITDNNYQTVYIDTPGLYFFNKKKNKYKINYQNEISLYNINIILFVLDGIKWNLFDEIILNKIKLFNIPVIFLINKIDKINKKSLIFNYIKYLKKKINFLSIIPISSKNGTNINYLYKIILKNLLKSSHYFPSYYFTSESPRSIINETIRENVIKNLNKEIPYNIKIEINNFDYNKNINMYFIESIIIVKNVNQKKILIGKNGSKIKKISMNSRNIIEKIFNKKIFLKILIKINLINKK, encoded by the coding sequence ATGTTAAAAAAAACTTATTTTGGTTTTATAGCTATTTTAGGAAAAACTAATTCAGGAAAATCAACGTTATTTAATAAAATATTATCAAAAAAAATATCTATTATTTCACATAAAATAAATACTACTCAGAAAAATATTTTAGGAGTAATTACTGATAATAATTATCAAACTGTTTATATTGATACACCAGGATTATATTTTTTTAATAAAAAAAAAAATAAATACAAAATAAATTATCAAAATGAAATATCATTATATAATATAAATATTATATTATTTGTATTAGACGGTATAAAATGGAATTTATTTGATGAAATTATTTTAAATAAAATTAAATTATTTAATATTCCTGTAATTTTTTTAATAAATAAAATAGATAAAATTAATAAAAAATCATTAATTTTTAATTATATAAAATATTTAAAAAAAAAGATAAATTTTTTATCTATTATTCCAATATCATCTAAAAATGGAACTAATATAAATTATTTATATAAAATTATATTAAAAAACTTATTAAAATCATCACATTATTTTCCATCATATTATTTTACAAGTGAATCACCAAGATCTATTATTAATGAAACTATTCGTGAAAATGTTATTAAAAATTTAAATAAAGAAATTCCTTATAATATTAAAATTGAAATAAATAATTTTGATTATAATAAAAATATAAATATGTATTTTATAGAATCTATTATAATTGTAAAAAACGTAAATCAAAAAAAAATTTTAATAGGTAAAAATGGTTCTAAAATTAAAAAAATAAGTATGAATTCAAGAAACATTATTGAAAAAATATTTAATAAAAAAATATTTTTAAAAATTTTAATTAAAATAAATTTAATAAATAAAAAATAA
- the rnc gene encoding ribonuclease III codes for MQNIIGYSFNNRSFLKLSLIHKSYSNINNEKLEFLGDSILGLSISNALFSLFPFTNEGNLSRMKSVLIQKSTLSSIARNIGLQKFLYLGRNEVFFFGRRESFLSNSIEALIGSIYLDSDIESVERIILLWYKNYLYNIKPSEKNKDSKSRLQEYLQKHYLKPPKYISYFIPDKYEFYIECKFGKGKSMITTGISYNKKNAEQISAYGALKIIKALKK; via the coding sequence TTGCAAAATATAATAGGTTATAGTTTTAATAATAGAAGTTTTTTAAAATTATCATTAATACATAAAAGTTACAGTAATATAAATAATGAAAAACTTGAATTTTTGGGAGATTCTATTTTAGGATTATCAATATCTAATGCATTATTTAGTTTATTCCCTTTTACTAACGAAGGAAACTTAAGCAGGATGAAATCAGTTTTAATACAAAAAAGTACTTTATCTAGTATTGCTAGAAACATTGGTTTACAAAAATTTTTATATTTAGGAAGAAATGAAGTTTTTTTTTTTGGTAGACGTGAATCTTTTTTATCTAATTCAATAGAAGCATTAATTGGTAGTATTTATTTAGATAGCGATATTGAATCAGTAGAAAGAATAATATTATTATGGTACAAAAATTATCTTTATAATATTAAACCTTCAGAAAAAAATAAAGACTCTAAAAGTCGTTTACAAGAATATCTTCAAAAACATTATTTAAAACCACCAAAATATATATCTTATTTTATTCCTGATAAATATGAATTTTATATTGAATGTAAATTCGGTAAGGGTAAAAGTATGATAACTACTGGAATAAGTTATAATAAGAAAAATGCTGAACAAATTTCTGCTTATGGGGCTTTAAAGATAATAAAAGCTTTAAAAAAATAA
- a CDS encoding co-chaperone HscB — MNYFKFFNLKSLFFINKKTLSHNFKKLQKKNHPDLNISSLEKKKIALKKTTFLNRIYNIIYDKFTRINYLLFLNKVNINETIILDKYKDLERKFEIFNYLDYLKKKKKITKDEIMSLKALYNYIFSQKLYFSKKININIKEKRWFNVIIIFNKLIFLKRIEDKANEIDLLKKKII, encoded by the coding sequence ATGAATTATTTCAAATTTTTTAATTTAAAATCTTTATTTTTTATAAATAAAAAAACTTTATCTCATAATTTTAAAAAATTACAAAAAAAAAATCATCCTGATTTAAATATAAGTAGTTTAGAAAAAAAAAAAATAGCATTAAAAAAAACTACTTTTTTAAATAGAATTTACAATATTATTTACGATAAATTTACTAGAATAAATTATCTATTATTTTTAAATAAAGTTAATATAAATGAAACTATAATTTTAGATAAATATAAGGATTTGGAGAGAAAATTTGAAATTTTTAATTATTTAGATTATTTAAAAAAAAAAAAAAAAATAACAAAAGACGAAATTATGTCATTAAAAGCACTTTATAATTATATATTTTCACAAAAGTTATATTTTTCAAAAAAAATTAATATTAATATTAAAGAAAAAAGATGGTTTAATGTAATAATAATATTTAATAAATTAATTTTTTTAAAAAGAATTGAAGATAAAGCTAATGAAATTGATTTATTAAAAAAAAAAATAATTTAA
- the ung gene encoding uracil-DNA glycosylase, with translation MFKKEKKKKYFNKIINFIYKERYNGKIIYPLQKNIFNAFKFTNFNKIKIVILGQDPYIKYNQADGLAFSLSNNINITPSLKNIYIEIKSNFKEFNIPKNGCLINWAKQGVLLLNTILTVEKNKKFSHKNIGWEIFTDKVIKLINIYKKNVVFFLWGEHAKKKINLINSKKHLILISSHPSPLSANYGFFGCKHFVKSNIFLVNNNIKPIKW, from the coding sequence ATTTTTAAAAAAGAAAAAAAAAAAAAATATTTTAATAAAATAATAAATTTTATATATAAAGAACGTTATAATGGAAAAATTATTTATCCTTTACAAAAAAATATATTTAATGCTTTTAAATTTACTAATTTTAATAAAATTAAAATAGTAATTTTAGGGCAAGATCCATATATAAAATATAACCAAGCAGATGGATTAGCTTTTTCTTTATCTAATAATATTAATATTACTCCTTCATTAAAAAATATATATATAGAAATTAAATCAAATTTTAAAGAATTTAATATTCCTAAAAATGGTTGTTTAATTAATTGGGCTAAACAAGGTGTATTATTATTAAATACTATTTTAACTGTAGAAAAAAACAAAAAATTTTCTCATAAAAATATAGGTTGGGAAATATTTACTGATAAAGTTATAAAATTAATAAATATATATAAAAAAAATGTAGTTTTTTTTTTATGGGGGGAGCATGCAAAGAAAAAAATAAATTTAATAAACTCAAAAAAACATTTAATATTAATTTCTTCACATCCTTCACCATTATCAGCTAATTATGGATTTTTTGGATGTAAACATTTTGTTAAATCAAATATTTTTTTAGTTAATAATAATATTAAACCTATTAAATGGTAA